The Populus alba chromosome 4, ASM523922v2, whole genome shotgun sequence genome contains a region encoding:
- the LOC118059643 gene encoding uncharacterized protein, which yields MSGFARAKRVTDPLDDKAKARLIGSQLSCFSSGSEHSVDHDDSPCLSDLVHGFLEEEDSGFVHASTNGHGSDSERVDLVADCTDFVVDMIRSSSNDNLLFAHVSKAMEGFSCLRNHQRPVLRRKVMLFLRELGHNAAICKTKWESSGGGLTAGSYEFIDVVVQSKSSALQNRYVVDLDFASQFEIARPTSQYLKLLHHLPRVFVGKSEDLKTIVKSISDAAKRSLKSRELSLPPWRKNRYMQNKWFGPYLRTVNPLPTNSFTPPPSVNVVKCRRVGFDDAVNGRLFVRT from the coding sequence atgtcAGGTTTTGCAAGGGCGAAACGAGTTACTGACCCCCTCGACGATAAAGCTAAAGCTCGACTCATTGGTTCTCAACTCAGTTGCTTTAGTAGCGGGAGCGAGCACTCAGTTGATCATGACGACTCGCCTTGCCTGTCTGACCTCGTTCACGGCTTTCTTGAAGAGGAAGACTCTGGTTTTGTTCACGCGTCGACTAATGGTCACGGATCAGATTCAGAGCGTGTCGACTTAGTCGCCGACTGTACTGACTTCGTCGTAGACATGATCAGATCCAGCAGTAACGATAATTTATTGTTCGCTCATGTTTCAAAAGCAATGGAGGGGTTTTCGTGTTTGAGAAACCATCAAAGACCTGTTTTGCGGCGCAAAGTGATGTTGTTTTTGAGAGAATTAGGTCACAATGCAGCGATCTGCAAGACTAAATGGGAGTCCTCTGGTGGCGGCTTGACCGCCGGCAGCTACGAGTTTATCGACGTGGTGGTGCAATCGAAATCCTCCGCATTGCAGAACCGTTACGTAGTAGATCTCGATTTCGCTTCTCAATTCGAGATCGCTAGGCCAACGAGCCAGTACTTGAAGCTTCTGCACCATCTTCCTCGTGTTTTCGTAGGCAAAAGTGAGGATTTGAAGACGATCGTGAAGAGCATAAGTGACGCCGCTAAGAGATCTTTGAAGAGCAGAGAACTCTCCTTGCCTCCTTGGAGAAAAAACCGTTACATGCAAAACAAGTGGTTCGGTCCGTACCTCCGAACTGTCAATCCCTTACCTACGAACTCCTTCACACCGCCACCGTCAGTCAACGTTGTGAAATGCAGGCGCGTTGGCTTCGACGACGCCGTCAACGGCCGTTTGTTTGTTCGTACGTGA
- the LOC118059848 gene encoding pentatricopeptide repeat-containing protein At2g27610 isoform X2, producing MTFKTLTKPQIKQTSKTLRSRFNLQLHTHQPLLQTHNVASKPQSGSKPPNLSEAHPVFCKSPQQNLVYYNHLLFQCSRENRNRGVVDLFLGIHRSGFLIDGSTLSCVLKACSFLFDRNFGIQVHNYSLKSGFLEDVSVGTALLDMYLKNENVKEGRRAFDEMGARNVVSWTSLLTGYAQNGLNVETLKLFLRMLVEGIKPNPFTFSAVIGALTDEGMVEAGIQVHTMVIKNGFGVATFASNSLINMYFKSGMIRDARAVFDSMTDRNAVSWNSMVAGLVTNGLHLETLYVFYHMRHAGVKLTKMVFAPVIKLCGNIKELGFSRQLHCQVLKSGFEYDKNIRTTLMLAYSKCGEMDNAFKIFSVMSDEVRNVVSWTAMISGYLQNGMAEQAVNLFCQMSKEGIKPNDFTYSTILTAQPGVSPFEMHAQAIKRNYVKSPSVGTALLDAYVKRGNVDEASKVFQRIEEKDIVAWSAMICGYAQTGDTEGAVRIFVQMAKEGIKPNEYTFSGIINACAAPTAGVEQGKQLHAWSIKSRFNNALCVSSALLTMYSKRGDIESAFEVFKRQRERDLVSWNSIISGYAQHGYGRKALEVFEEMQRQNLEMDGVTFIGVISACTHTGLANEGQRYFDIMVKDHHIEPRMEHYSCMVDLYGRAGMLVKAMEIIKEMPFPASANVWRTLLAASCIHRNLEMGKLAADKLISLQPQNPASYVLLTNMYASVGNWKERAKVRKLMEEKKVKKVAGYSWIEVKNKTYTFLAGC from the exons ATGACTTTCAAGACCCTTACAAAACCTCAGATAAAGCAGACCTCAAAAACTCTCAGATCCCGCTTCAATCTGCAACTCCACACTCACCAGCCTCTGCTACAAACCCATAATGTTGCCTCGAAACCGCAGTCAGGCTCTAAACCTCCAAATCTGTCAGAAGCACACCCCGTGTTCTGTAAAAGTCCGCAACAAAACCTTGTGTACTACAATCACTTGCTTTTTCAATGCTCTCGAGAGAACAGAAACAGAGGGGTTGTCGATCTCTTTTTGGGAATTCATCGTTCgggttttttaattgatgggTCAACTCTTTCTTGTGTTTTAAAAGCTTGTTCGTTCTTGTTTGATCGAAATTTTGGTATTCAAGTGCATAATTATAGTTTGAAGTCTGGTTTTTTGGAGGATGTTAGTGTTGGTACTGCACTTTTGGACATGTATTTGAAGAATGAGAATGTTAAAGAAGGGAGGAGAGCTTTTGATGAAATGGGGGCGAGGAATGTAGTTTCGTGGACCTCATTGCTCACAGGATATGCACAAAATGGATTGAATGTGGAGACATTGAAATTGTTTCTTAGAATGCTAGTGGAGGGGATTAAGCCAAACCCATTTACGTTTTCGGCTGTTATTGGCGCTTTGACAGATGAAGGGATGGTTGAGGCGGGAATTCAAGTTCATACAATGGTGATAAAGAATGGATTCGGGGTTGCTACGTTTGCTAGCAATTCTTTGATTAATATGTACTTTAAGTCAGGGATGATTAGAGATGCTAGAGCTGTTTTTGATAGCATGACAGATAGGAATGCTGTTAGTTGGAACAGCATGGTTGCTGGTCTAGTAACAAATGGGCTCCATTTAGAAACTTTGTATGTGTTTTACCATATGAGACATGCTGGTGTAAAGCTCACCAAGATGGTTTTTGCCCCTGTTATTAAGCTGTGTGGTAATATTAAGGAATTGGGTTTTTCCAGGCAGCTTCATTGTCAGGTTTTAAAGAGTGGGTTTGAATATGATAAGAATATTAGGACTACACTGATGCTTGCTTACAGCAAGTGTGGGGAAATGGATAATGCTTTCAAGATATTTTCTGTGATGAGTGATGAAGTTCGAAATGTGGTGTCATGGACAGCCATGATTAGTGGGTATTTGCAGAATGGCATGGCAGAACAAGCTGTTAACCTGTTTTGCCAAATGAGTAAGGAAGGTATTAAACCAAATGATTTTACCTACTCTACTATACTTACGGCTCAACCTGGTGTTTCTCCTTTTGAGATGCACGCACAAGCCATCAAAAGAAATTACGTCAAGTCACCTTCTGTTGGAACTGCACTTTTAGATGCATATGTCAAACGAGGGAACGTTGATGAAGCTTCAAAGGTTTTCCAAAGAATAGAGGAGAAGGACATCGTGGCATGGTCGGCAATGATTTGTGGATATGCTCAAACAGGAGACACTGAGGGTGCTGTTAGGATATTTGTACAAATGGCAAAGGAGGGGATTAAACCGAATGAGTATACCTTCTCTGGTATCATTAACGCATGTGCAGCTCCTACTGCAGGAGTAGAACAAGGGAAACAGCTCCATGCCTGGTCAATTAAATCAAGATTCAATAATGCTCTGTGTGTTAGTAGTGCTCTTCTTACCATGTATTCAAAGAGAGGGGACATTGAAAGTGCATTTGAAGTTTTCAAGAGGCAAAGGGAGAGGGATTTAGTGTCATGGAATTCTATTATCTCTGGATATGCACAACATGGCTATGGAAGGAAAGCTCTTGAAGTATTTGAGGAGATGCAGAGGCAAAACTTGGAGATGGATGGTGTAACATTCATCGGAGTCATTTCTGCCTGCACGCATACTGGACTCGCAAATGAAGGTCAAAGATATTTCGATATAATGGTTAAAGATCACCATATTGAGCCTAGAATGGAGCACTATTCTTGCATGGTTGATCTATATGGCCGGGCTGGAATGCTTGTAAAAGCCATGGAAATCATAAAGGAGATGCCGTTTCCAGCAAGTGCAAATGTGTGGCGAACTCTCTTGGCTGCTTCCTGTATTCACCGTAATCTAGAAATGGGGAAACTTGCAGCAGACAAGCTCATTTCACTGCAGCCACAAAATCCAGCTTCATATGTCCTGCTAACAAATATGTATGCTTCGGTAGGAAACTGGAAAGAAAGAGCTAAAGTAAGGAAATTGATGGAGGAGAAGAAAGTGAAAAAAGTAGCAGGGTACAGCTGGATTGAGGTGAAGAACAAGACCTACACATTTTTGGCTG GATGTTGA
- the LOC118059848 gene encoding pentatricopeptide repeat-containing protein At2g27610 isoform X1 yields MTFKTLTKPQIKQTSKTLRSRFNLQLHTHQPLLQTHNVASKPQSGSKPPNLSEAHPVFCKSPQQNLVYYNHLLFQCSRENRNRGVVDLFLGIHRSGFLIDGSTLSCVLKACSFLFDRNFGIQVHNYSLKSGFLEDVSVGTALLDMYLKNENVKEGRRAFDEMGARNVVSWTSLLTGYAQNGLNVETLKLFLRMLVEGIKPNPFTFSAVIGALTDEGMVEAGIQVHTMVIKNGFGVATFASNSLINMYFKSGMIRDARAVFDSMTDRNAVSWNSMVAGLVTNGLHLETLYVFYHMRHAGVKLTKMVFAPVIKLCGNIKELGFSRQLHCQVLKSGFEYDKNIRTTLMLAYSKCGEMDNAFKIFSVMSDEVRNVVSWTAMISGYLQNGMAEQAVNLFCQMSKEGIKPNDFTYSTILTAQPGVSPFEMHAQAIKRNYVKSPSVGTALLDAYVKRGNVDEASKVFQRIEEKDIVAWSAMICGYAQTGDTEGAVRIFVQMAKEGIKPNEYTFSGIINACAAPTAGVEQGKQLHAWSIKSRFNNALCVSSALLTMYSKRGDIESAFEVFKRQRERDLVSWNSIISGYAQHGYGRKALEVFEEMQRQNLEMDGVTFIGVISACTHTGLANEGQRYFDIMVKDHHIEPRMEHYSCMVDLYGRAGMLVKAMEIIKEMPFPASANVWRTLLAASCIHRNLEMGKLAADKLISLQPQNPASYVLLTNMYASVGNWKERAKVRKLMEEKKVKKVAGYSWIEVKNKTYTFLAGDASHPRSNQIYAKLEELSCQLKGAGYQPDTSYVFQDVDEEHKEAILSQHSERLAIAFGLIGTPPGTPLQIVKNLRVCGDCHTVIKLISILEGRDIVVRDSNRFHHFKGGLCSCGDYW; encoded by the coding sequence ATGACTTTCAAGACCCTTACAAAACCTCAGATAAAGCAGACCTCAAAAACTCTCAGATCCCGCTTCAATCTGCAACTCCACACTCACCAGCCTCTGCTACAAACCCATAATGTTGCCTCGAAACCGCAGTCAGGCTCTAAACCTCCAAATCTGTCAGAAGCACACCCCGTGTTCTGTAAAAGTCCGCAACAAAACCTTGTGTACTACAATCACTTGCTTTTTCAATGCTCTCGAGAGAACAGAAACAGAGGGGTTGTCGATCTCTTTTTGGGAATTCATCGTTCgggttttttaattgatgggTCAACTCTTTCTTGTGTTTTAAAAGCTTGTTCGTTCTTGTTTGATCGAAATTTTGGTATTCAAGTGCATAATTATAGTTTGAAGTCTGGTTTTTTGGAGGATGTTAGTGTTGGTACTGCACTTTTGGACATGTATTTGAAGAATGAGAATGTTAAAGAAGGGAGGAGAGCTTTTGATGAAATGGGGGCGAGGAATGTAGTTTCGTGGACCTCATTGCTCACAGGATATGCACAAAATGGATTGAATGTGGAGACATTGAAATTGTTTCTTAGAATGCTAGTGGAGGGGATTAAGCCAAACCCATTTACGTTTTCGGCTGTTATTGGCGCTTTGACAGATGAAGGGATGGTTGAGGCGGGAATTCAAGTTCATACAATGGTGATAAAGAATGGATTCGGGGTTGCTACGTTTGCTAGCAATTCTTTGATTAATATGTACTTTAAGTCAGGGATGATTAGAGATGCTAGAGCTGTTTTTGATAGCATGACAGATAGGAATGCTGTTAGTTGGAACAGCATGGTTGCTGGTCTAGTAACAAATGGGCTCCATTTAGAAACTTTGTATGTGTTTTACCATATGAGACATGCTGGTGTAAAGCTCACCAAGATGGTTTTTGCCCCTGTTATTAAGCTGTGTGGTAATATTAAGGAATTGGGTTTTTCCAGGCAGCTTCATTGTCAGGTTTTAAAGAGTGGGTTTGAATATGATAAGAATATTAGGACTACACTGATGCTTGCTTACAGCAAGTGTGGGGAAATGGATAATGCTTTCAAGATATTTTCTGTGATGAGTGATGAAGTTCGAAATGTGGTGTCATGGACAGCCATGATTAGTGGGTATTTGCAGAATGGCATGGCAGAACAAGCTGTTAACCTGTTTTGCCAAATGAGTAAGGAAGGTATTAAACCAAATGATTTTACCTACTCTACTATACTTACGGCTCAACCTGGTGTTTCTCCTTTTGAGATGCACGCACAAGCCATCAAAAGAAATTACGTCAAGTCACCTTCTGTTGGAACTGCACTTTTAGATGCATATGTCAAACGAGGGAACGTTGATGAAGCTTCAAAGGTTTTCCAAAGAATAGAGGAGAAGGACATCGTGGCATGGTCGGCAATGATTTGTGGATATGCTCAAACAGGAGACACTGAGGGTGCTGTTAGGATATTTGTACAAATGGCAAAGGAGGGGATTAAACCGAATGAGTATACCTTCTCTGGTATCATTAACGCATGTGCAGCTCCTACTGCAGGAGTAGAACAAGGGAAACAGCTCCATGCCTGGTCAATTAAATCAAGATTCAATAATGCTCTGTGTGTTAGTAGTGCTCTTCTTACCATGTATTCAAAGAGAGGGGACATTGAAAGTGCATTTGAAGTTTTCAAGAGGCAAAGGGAGAGGGATTTAGTGTCATGGAATTCTATTATCTCTGGATATGCACAACATGGCTATGGAAGGAAAGCTCTTGAAGTATTTGAGGAGATGCAGAGGCAAAACTTGGAGATGGATGGTGTAACATTCATCGGAGTCATTTCTGCCTGCACGCATACTGGACTCGCAAATGAAGGTCAAAGATATTTCGATATAATGGTTAAAGATCACCATATTGAGCCTAGAATGGAGCACTATTCTTGCATGGTTGATCTATATGGCCGGGCTGGAATGCTTGTAAAAGCCATGGAAATCATAAAGGAGATGCCGTTTCCAGCAAGTGCAAATGTGTGGCGAACTCTCTTGGCTGCTTCCTGTATTCACCGTAATCTAGAAATGGGGAAACTTGCAGCAGACAAGCTCATTTCACTGCAGCCACAAAATCCAGCTTCATATGTCCTGCTAACAAATATGTATGCTTCGGTAGGAAACTGGAAAGAAAGAGCTAAAGTAAGGAAATTGATGGAGGAGAAGAAAGTGAAAAAAGTAGCAGGGTACAGCTGGATTGAGGTGAAGAACAAGACCTACACATTTTTGGCTGGTGATGCTTCTCACCCGCGTTCTAATCAAATTTATGCAAAACTTGAAGAGCTGAGTTGCCAATTGAAGGGTGCTGGTTATCAGCCTGATACTAGCTATGTGTTTCAGGATGTTGATGAGGAACACAAGGAGGCTATTCTTTCTCAACATAGTGAGAGGCTTGCCATTGCTTTTGGATTAATTGGCACTCCTCCTGGAACTCCTCTCCAAATTGTTAAGAACCTGAGAGTCTGTGGAGATTGCCACACTGTTATTAAGTTAATATCAATTCTAGAAGGCCGGGACATTGTTGTCAGGGATTCAAATCGATTCCATCACTTCAAGGGGGGTTTATGCTCTTGTGGTGATTATTGGTGA